In the genome of Tepidisphaeraceae bacterium, the window CGCCCAACCCGCTCAGCGTGGATGCGCGCTATGGCGTGAAAAGTCGCCACCCGCACCAGACGCATTGGGAACTGGAATCGCTGCCGAGCGGGTTCTGGGGATATCAGCACTTCCCACGGCTAGCACGCGCGGTCGACGGTTGGGGCAAGCCGTGGCTGGCAATGACCGGACGATTCCAGAAGATGTGGGGCGACTTCGGTGGGCTCAAGCCGCGCGCGGCGCTCGAGTTCGAGTGTTTCCGCAGCCAAGCTCTGGGCGGGGCAAACAGCGTCGGCGACCAGCTTCATCCCCGGGGCGTGCCCGACGCGTCAACCTATCGGTTGATCGGCGATGTGTACGCCCAGTGCCGCGCCGCCGAGCCGTTCTATGCGGGGTCGTCGGCACTGCCGCAGGTCGGCATCGTCCTGCCGACCCATCCTGATGTCGATCCGATCGCGGGTGACAAGAGCCTCGAGGGCGCAGTCGGCCTTTGTGAGGAACTGCACTACGAATGCGTCGTGCTCGACGACGGCGTGACCGATGTCGAACTGGCCCGACTCGATCTCGTTATCCTGCCCGACAGTTCCACAATCACTGATACGTTGGCGGCCCGGCTTGCCACCTACCGAGCAGGTGGCGGACGTTTGCTTGCGTCGTTCCGCGGCGCGACCGACGTCCGAGGCGATTGGGTCATACCGTCGATGCCGCTCAGTTTGGCCGGAACCGTTGCGCGACACCCAACGTTCTGGCGCACACGCGACGGATTTGCGCCAGAGTTGGCCGGTGGCGATCGCGTCCATTACGCGGCGGGCCTGAACGTGGTGGCCGGGGCCGGGGTGCAGGTCTTGATCGACCGCGCCGAACCCTACTTCAACCGGACCGACCTCACGTTCTGCTCCCACTTCCACACCCCAGCCGAGCCCGTCGCCAGCAAGTATGCGGCTGCCCTCGCAGGTGAGGGTTTCATCTACTTCGCCGATCCCGTTTTTCGGGAGTATCGGCAAACGGGCAACACCGCGGTGCGCGCCGCCGTGGCAGCCGCATTCGCGCAGCTCATCGGCCCACCTCAGTCCGGGGCAGGCCTTCCCTGCACCGTACTGGTCGTGCCCCGCCGTCGCGGACGAGACTTACTGTTGACGCTGTTGCACTACGTTCCGGTCCGCAAGGCGATCGACATCGACGTCATCCAGGAACCCTCGACGTTCGCCGGCGAAAAAATCCGCCTGCCCGAGCGGGCGCGTGTCGTCCGGTCGTTCAAGGGCCAAGCCCTCGAACGTACGGCTGAGGGCAGCTTCGCCCTGCCGCCCTCGCGCGGCCGCCTTCTGTTGGAGGTGCCGGATTACTTCGCGGATTAGCGCTCTTATTAGGGTGGTACAACACAGGCTCAAACAACGTCGCGCATGCTCTATGAAGCGGACAAGACGGGTGGATCAGTGGCCCATCAACCCGATTTACAGGCTCC includes:
- a CDS encoding alpha-amylase family protein, which gives rise to MTADDITVPALARRQVHLDFHTSEYIEGVAGDFDAPTFARTMREAHVDSVTLFAKCHHGMSYYPTAVGTRHPHLAGGRDLLGEQLQALRSANIRTPVYTTVGWDEDVASRFPQWRQMRRDGTFAQLATSADGRTRQPGGWRFNDFAHADYLDYIEAHVRELAALYGDAIDGFFFDIVFYDEDAAWSPAAVALRARHGLCEANRGTHARVESIAQAAFAERFTRVVRGLLPRATVFYNTPNPLSVDARYGVKSRHPHQTHWELESLPSGFWGYQHFPRLARAVDGWGKPWLAMTGRFQKMWGDFGGLKPRAALEFECFRSQALGGANSVGDQLHPRGVPDASTYRLIGDVYAQCRAAEPFYAGSSALPQVGIVLPTHPDVDPIAGDKSLEGAVGLCEELHYECVVLDDGVTDVELARLDLVILPDSSTITDTLAARLATYRAGGGRLLASFRGATDVRGDWVIPSMPLSLAGTVARHPTFWRTRDGFAPELAGGDRVHYAAGLNVVAGAGVQVLIDRAEPYFNRTDLTFCSHFHTPAEPVASKYAAALAGEGFIYFADPVFREYRQTGNTAVRAAVAAAFAQLIGPPQSGAGLPCTVLVVPRRRGRDLLLTLLHYVPVRKAIDIDVIQEPSTFAGEKIRLPERARVVRSFKGQALERTAEGSFALPPSRGRLLLEVPDYFAD